TGTCTATGTAAGTACTACATAAAATCCCATCTCCAACTGCTCTTGCAATAAATTGGCCCACTAACTGcaacagaagagaaatatttttgagACACTGAATTCCACATGATTTCTGAACAGACATTTTAACTTGCATAGTTATTCAggctttgcttttaaaatgtggagGTTATTCACCTTGGGTAGTAGCTGGAATTATTCACCTTGCTCCACTTTGAGTGCACACAGCTCCCAtgcacctttgatcagagattttaaATAGCAGTGCCCATTTCACCTAGTCATGAGCTTGTCATCCTCATGCCCCATACCAAGGATATACACAGCTGTGCAGGTAAGCCACCCTCTGCTCCTTCTCTACCATGAAGTCATACAAAATAAAACTTtgaagcaaaggggaaggaaGGTAAGTAGTTGAGTACCCATAGGGATACACATCTAGAAGaattccagttactgcacaagatggGTAACTTCTTTCTTTGAATATTGGCCTATGGAGGCTTCACTTCAGGTGACTCCTGAGTGGTATCCCTTGAAGAAAGAGGAGGCTTTGGAGCTGGATCCAAAACTGAAGAAAAGACTGCCGTGACAACAGCACCAACCAATCTAGAGGCATGTGTCAGGATGTACTGCATGAAGAAAGTGTGCACTGATGCCCAGATTGCTGTTTAGCAAATTGAAGCCATTGGTACTTTTAACAGTGCCAGAGTTAGAGGATGGAGAAACAGACCAGAATCCTGAGACAGCAGACAGGAAATGGTCAGAAGCTGAAAAGAAGGTCAAGAAGCAAGGCACATCAGGTAAGTGTAGCAAACCTGCCTCAGCCAAGTTGGTGCAAATAGAGTAACTCTGGCTTTGTCTTGATTGATCTTGTTCAATACATTCGGAATCAGTGGTGTTGGAGGATATGCACAGAGAAGGCCCTTCATTCAATGAATGAGAAAGACATCTCCCAAAAACTGATGAGCCAGATCTTCTCTCAAACCAAACTTCTTGCACTTTGTTGCAAAGATGTCCACTTGCAGAAACCTCCAAGTCTGAAAAATCTGAGGGTTCAAGGCTCCAGAGCTCCCACTCATAATCCTGGGAGAACTCAGTCCATCAGCCACGGTGTTCTGCATGCCAGGAAGGTCAGAAGCTGAGATGAAAATGTGATTGGCTATACACTAATTCCATAGCTTTATTGCTTCAGCACAAGAAAGGGGATCTCATCTCTTTCTGATGATTTAGGTAGAACGTTCAGGCTACATTGTCTCAGGATTTTGACAGATTGGCTTTGATTAAGGGAGGAAAGTGGATACAGGCATTTCCGACTTCCCATAATTCTAGGAGGTTGATGTGTAAGAGAAACTccggaggggagggatagctcagtggtttgagcattggcctgctaaacccagggttgtgaattcaatccttgagggggcaacctagggatctggggcaaaatcaatatttggtcctgctagtgaaggcagggggcaggacttgatgacctttcaaggtcccttccagttctaggagataggatatctccattaatttatttatttagactcGAGGCAACCATTTGTTTTGGATGgtgtgcccccaccccctcagcagagctccccaccccacaactgGTGCATCCAAAATTATAGTAAATGGTATATAGAGGGTGGATAAAGGAACTCCTGCATGGATTTTGGATGTGTCCTTCCATTGAGTGAGTCTAGCACCCAACCAGGGACAGACACCAACTTGCCTAGACCATGTTTGCTAGGGATATAAACAATTCTGGAGCAACTTGGACACAGCAAAGATGTACTGGCATGCTGTGTGACAAAAGTATAATATGCCTCCAACTGCTAGGTCATTTGGCAATTTGTTGCAGTTGGTATGGGGGTTTATTTTGAATTTTGGCAATAAGTCTTATCAGTGTCCTAAGTCTGTCCACAAGGAGGCATGTTCTGAATGCTATGGCATCCAAAAAACCTCCTATGAAAACTGCTGAAGTATAGTTAGAATGGATTTTTCTGTATCATTCTGAGGTTCTAGGTTGCAAAATAAGGACATGGCTGTCTGTATTGCAGAGAGAACTTTGATGCATCACCAGAACTTGAACAGCCAATTGTCAAGGTAGGGGAAGAGTCTTATTCTTCTTCACTGACAAAGGTGAACGGCTAGTACTGTCAGGACTTTGGAAATATCCTGGCGGGCAGATGAGAAGCTGAAGCAAAGCACTCTATACTAGAAACTTTTTGTAAGAGGAGTGAATGGCAACGTGAAAAGTATGTGCCCCAGAGGTCAAGGCTGCAAAACAATCTCTGGAATCtaacaacaaaaatatatttgtgagAGTTACCAttctgaatttttgaaatttcatgaAGGTGTTTGGAAGTCAAGATCTAATATTGGTCTCCATCCCACCTTCCTTTTTGGGACCAGAAATTACTTGGAGTAAAACCTCTTCCCTCTGTGGCAGACTAGAACAAGTTCCATGGCTCCTATGAATAGAAGGGAGGTGGTCTGTCTCAGCAACTGTTTGTGAAAAGAGTCCCGGAGGAGGAACAGGGAAATGGATTGAGTAACCCGAGGTTATAACCTCCAAAACCCATCTGTCAGATGTAATTTGCTCCCATGCAGGTTGAAAACCGGAGAAACTATCTCCAAAGGGAGGGAAGCAGGTAGTATGTTGTAGCTGAAGAATCTCAAGATGGAGATGTTCTGAACACTCCACCATACCACCAAATTTGAGATTTCAATGATGACACAAGGCTGGGTGATATTAATGGGAGGCCTCTTCTTTTGATATCTTGGTCTCTTAGGCAGTTTGGCTGGTGTACGAAAACTGAAGAACTGGACCAGATTGGATTTCTGTGTCATTTGGGCTCTGCTAAATTTTCTTTTATCTGCAGTTGTATATAAACCTGTGTGTGGCCCTTGAATCCAATAAAGGTGTGCAAGGATTAGTCGATGGACTCACTCAAGTGTCAGTCCATCAAAGAGAAGGTCTTCTACAGTaaacaacctccttaggcaatccTGACAGCTGCAACCAAGATGCTCGACATGACAACAGCAGTTGAGATGGAACAAGCCGCACTGTCAACTGAATGTAGGGAAGTTTGCAAGACTGTCCGTGCTGAGAGATGACCCTCAGTTATGGTAGCCTAGAACTATTCCCAGTGTTCTGAAGatgataatttaattttaaaaaaaagcattgaattaTGCTCATAGTTTGCCAGCAGAGACTGATcattctcttttctaaactggaGAATTGCAGAGGTGTAGCTTTTACACCAAAAAGGTTGAGGAGCTTCTGGTCTTTACTTAACAGTGTAGACTTAGTAGGATGTTGTCTGCCATGCTCAACAACAACCCTCATAACTCTGTTTAGTTGTAAGGAGGGTATGAGAATAAAAAAGTCCAAAATGGTCGATCTGGATAGTGACTGAAGCTCTTTTGGCACCGGGGGTGGTATCTAGGCCTGGATCCAAGGCTGGTCAGAGGCAGTATTCCATCACGAGGAGCCAAagtttcatctgtttttttcctagTTCTACTTTTAGAAACGGAGGTCTTGCACTTGGCTGAGATGTGGGATACCTGGTCGACAATGACCCCTCAAGCAAACCCCTCAGAACTAGGAGGAGAGGggtattaaatgcaaaaaccCCAAATAAACTTAAGAGGTATGTGTGATGGGTCTCTGGGTACCCAGGattgtgagtcaccttgttacccacTTGCCTGCAACATAATGAAGTCTTGCTTGTGGTACCTGGGTATTTGCTTGAATGGCTAACAGGCTGGCGGTGTTAGGGAGCTCTCCCCTCTGGCCTGTTCAAGCCCTGTTTTTCCCTTGCAGGTTAAAAACAGatgcaccccagccccagagtCCCTTTGAATCAtttccctgtgatatccagcccctgtcactggcTAATCAAAAGAAATCCCAcatcctctgcccccaaaggagCTGTGTACCCCAGTTCACAAGTTTTACCTCAAACTACTGTTcctgtaaaaacaaaattttaaaaaaaatacacacaacaCGTGAGcacttacaataaaacaaaaagtagGTTTACTTAAAAAAGAATTCAGAGTTAACTAGGAATCAGAGTGTGGTGGAAACAAATGACtacaaaacaaaatcctaaaaCCTACAAACCTGTGTCTATGCTTATTAACATTTACTTTGCCTATTTAACAAAGTAGGTTTTCCCTGCCAAATACAGTCTGCtgaagagctggctggcttcacaaGAACCAGGATCCAAATTTTCCATGAGAACACCCCTGCTCCCCAAGATGTCTCCTCACTGAAAGGAGGAAGAGtgtcttttctcctctctctcctaaattgaatcagtcttttgtctttattcatagacAGGTTGAGCCTTTGCAAGGTTTTGTCTGTGGTAATGTTCCTTTTGTACCCCCATTGATAGTTTTAGGATGGAGCAAGGCTAAACAACGGGAGCCTTGCCTTACATCACAACTAACTAGGGTGGCATGACAACTCCCTCCTGCTTGAATGGGACACCAGAGACATATTGTCCTTTAGTGACTAACTTTTACTTAAAGTCTATAAAACATActttctatataaatatattattccttaaatattacatgTACATACTGTTTGCAACaattatgaatcttgacaaggGCTTTCTGTAGATACTTTTACCATGCTACTTTTTATGAATAATAAATACCCTCCAAGACATGTGCTTGTCAGGCTGAGATAAGAGTTGTTTGCAGAGAACAGGAGACACTCTGCGTTACAGTACGATTATCAAAAGAACTAAAACGGAACTAAAGACTCAAGGCCAAGCTAGAGCAAAGCTGAAGAGTGCACACTAGAAGCTCTGTCTCAGGCCATCAGGCAGCTgacaaggaactgagggcagtttgcCTGCACAGCTTTATGTATCCTTGGAATGGGGCACAAGAATATCTGGAGTGCCTGAGAGGGCTAAACGGGCACTACTACAAACAAAACATCTGGTCAGAGGTAAATAGAGCACATGCACCTGAAGTGGGGCACCTAAAGGAACAGTACTTGAATAAGGGTTAGTTTTGctacacaaattaaaaaacaaaaaacaaaaaagggaaacTTCTCAAATTAAAACACCGGTCTGGGAGTTAGGAAGGTGAGTGGTGAGACAGAAGGGAGCTACAGCATACAAGTGATAATGCCACTGAAATACATTACACCCTATTTCATGAAGCAGTTTAACTGAACAACACTAGCCATGGAGGTTAAAGTCAAAGATCTGGTGCAAAGGGCTGTAGGCATACCTGTGGTGCTCTTGGAGAATCCAACATCAACTCAGGTAGTTCTTTCAGTAGTCTATCAAATGATTTTTCCACATCACTTGTGCTCACTACTGTCCCACAAAGGTCAGAGAGGAGCTTAGATGTCATTTCTCTGTGACTAGCCTTCCCCTCTAATGACAATGATACGGCCAACACTGGCACACTGTATTTCATTTCACCAAGATTTAAATCCCTCAGCATCTCCTAAATAAGATTTGaagaaaatatattaacattttaacaaaaaaatgttaattaataaaagatttaaaagatttaataaaaaaatttcaaataatcaCTACAAGGGCAGAAggaaggttgtttgggtgccttaactTCATTTCCGTATCAGCACCTCTATAATCTTGTTTGTAACTGGCTGTGACTTCCCATGTCAagtgtgatatttttaaaaatacaagttgTCAGACATACCGCAACTTCATTAGTATCTCCATGTTCAAAGTATTCCTGTAACATTGGTGTTAAAGTTTTATCAAATGCTCTTTCATCCAAAGGTGGAACTACAGTTTCATAGACACAattctcctatttaaaaaaacaaaagaaatcagatgctgctgctgctcagatgcAGTGTCTCTCTTGTTCTCTTTATTGCAGAGCTTAAATGCCTTTTAAATAATTAACTCTTTGGTACTTGCAGCCAAGATTTCTATCAGCAATGACTGCATCATGCCTTTGTAATCAGTCTGTGGAAACATCGGTTCTAGAACAAAGATAACATTTCCCAAAAATATAAAAGCTAAATTTACTAGTAAGTAACATTATAACTTCCAACACTGTAAGCACCTAGGATTCTTCTGGCACCATTATTGTTAGAAACAAAAGTTTTCATGTACCATACACAGAAGGGAAGGAGACAAACTCATATCCAGCTCTGCAGGAAGGCAAAACACTTAACCAGACATCTTGCATCTTTCCCCTAAAAGCTACTCTCTCCTCCTCGATAAAGAAGCAGCCTGTTTTTCAAAACAGCTACATGGCCAGACTGCTAATAACATGTAAAAAGTGTGAAGGAGGAAAAGGACTGGGCATTTAATTTTCAGGGTGTTTAGTAAAATCAATGAGAAGCTCTCACAAAAGGGGGAAAGAGATCATGCAGGAATTGGCCACGGAGCAGCCTGACCTTCAGGGCAATATAAGCCTAAGAACCAGAACTCCAGCACAGCCAATCTTCCTCCATATACCTCAGTTCCCCACTCCTCCTGGACTGACCTGCTAATTTTCAGACGTAAGTAGGTAGGTATGAGAGTGTGGAAGGCATGGGATGGAAGGACAATTCTGTAACAGATTATGTCTGAGTGGGGGCATGGGAAGAATAGACATATTAGTGTCCTGGACCACCCTAACAGAGTCTGTTCTGCACACTGCGTATGATACTCATTTGTAGTTCAGAGGGGTACTGCAGCCTCCATATACAAGAGAACCATCACAGCTTGGACAAAAAGTGTAACATGGTGCTGTCTAATGGGGAAGCTAAAGAGGAAACCAGTACTTAATGTAGCCTCAAAAAAACATCGCATGGTGTCTTGCATAAACTGAGAGAAGCAGCTTTGGTAAGACAGTGCTTAAAGTGTCCGATTCAGCGGCTcggcttgatttttaaatgtttggaggcttttttttttaaaatctgggtctACAACTCCCTATGACCCACCCAACTGTAAGCCCTGGAAGGGAAAACCACACTTGAGGGTGGATATTTACACACTTAtcctaggccagtggtccccaaacttttcatggtCATGCCCCCTCTTTACCCCTGTCTATACTCCCAGTCCCCTGGAGTTGTGACCCCACTCCCGGCCCCCGGGGGTGGGCACAGAGAGAAgtaaggggcagggctggggccacagctgggggcagggctggggccaggaacagagccacGGTTGGAGGCAGAGGTtggggctgaagcagaactgggggcagagcggggctAGGTGGTGCTCCCATCCACTGTGGGGGCTGACCCATGCCCTGCCATGCCCCCTTGAACATTCCTCTGCACCTCAGAGTTTGGGGATCTCGGTCCTAAACTCTTTAAATATTGTTGGTAGCCTTAGATTCAAACTACCTATTCTCATCCCTCAACAAAGCTACTATAAGCTATTTGAGAGGGCCAAGATACAACAGTGACTACTTTATGCATCTCTTTTTAGCTGTCAAGATACACCCCCTTAAGCTCTGACACAGTGTGGGCAGTGGTGTCAACATCTGTTAAAGAATCTTTTGACTTCAGCCATTAGATCTATATTTTACCTTCAAAGCAGTGCATCAAGCCGATTTCCTACATTTGATGTGCACCACTGTATTAAAAAGCCACAGTGTTCCACTTTGAAATTGATTGTATCTTGGTTCATACCCAAATACTGAAGATAGGAACATATGACCAATTTCTCCCCCTACCAACTGCACAGAGTCTGTGCAATGAGCAACTGCACAAAGAGTTAAAAACTGAAAGGTGTACTGGCTTTGAACTCCTTCAGAGACCTGCAGTATTTAGTGTTCATGtccaataatttaaaacaaagaagaaaaaagctaCCACACATACTTAGCAGTTGTACCTCTGTCTCTTTAGTATAAAGTATATGTCAAGAACCTGATTTATCTAGTATTCTTTTTATCCATATGCAATAGGCACCTTAAAAATCAGTACCAACACTAGCAGTATCTAAATACTGAAAATGGAATTTGTTTTCACTTCTGTTGATACCAACTTAACGCTTCAAACTATTACTGTAGTAAGAGACCCTGATGATTTGTGAACACTAGTGTTGTAGTTAAACCAATACAAGAATGTAGGCATTTTTATAAAAATCTACATGTTAAATTACAATTTAAAGGGActgagaaacaaacattttttcttgAATGTCAATTAGTTTTTACAGAATTAGAGCTTAATCCGGCAAGGTGCTAAGTACCATGACCCTGATCCAGCCAAGcactttaagcatatgtttaatttaagcatgagtagtcccaccAGACAAATCAAGACACCTTAGCAGGCTATACCAACCTCTTTGCTAGTGAATGGGCCTACTTGTGCGCTTGAAGTTAAGCATACACTGTATCAGGGCCAGCGTTTAACATCTTTAGAATCAAGCCTTTACAAATGTCGCATcaattacagtgaataaaaaggctatttccatctcaaacttgcactgtataaaacaaaacatttgctcACCTGGTCATCGTCGTAGTTGGGATCTTTAATATCTACTTCCTCCACGTCATACACTTGCCCTGGTGTACCCCAAACACCTTTGCCACCTGCACCACCTAGCAAAACATGCAAAAGTGAAAAAAAGATGGCCAGCTTATGGTAAATGCTGGGTTGATCTCAAAATATCTCCATACTTCCATGCTTCATTCAGGCATGTGTGTGTAAGACTCAGATTTTTTGGGATATGCAGAAGTATCTTTCAACTCCCAGCCATTTGAGCTTTGCATCACTTGAGTCAGGAAACTGTAAGCAACATGAGGCAGCATGAAGACTGCTGAAGATTGAAATAATTGTGCTTTATATTACATCTCAGATAAAAATTCCATCATAAACCTCAAGATCTGTAGATTGTACTGTACATTATGATATAACAACAATGTAGTATCCTAAAGAAAGAAGTTGATTGTGCTTGGTATAACGACtaatgcatgtgtgtgcatgcacactatAATCCATTATTGAAGATTGCTATCTGCTGTGGCCTTCTCTATACAACCATTATAAAAAGAACTACTGAATGGGAGGATAGACAGAAAATGTTGTTTAGGGAGAAGATAACCCAAATGGAAAAACAGGCCTTCAGACAAAAGTCCATAAGCAGAGACCTTTCTTAGTAGGCTACACCAACCTTTCTTTGGTAGTCCCCTTCCTTTTCCAGACCGGGATCGTCTGTCCAGAAATTTTCCCTTTGGACTAGTTGGTGCAGTGACTCCACTTTTCAGTGTCTCTCCATTATCACTAACAGAGTCTCCTCTCCCAGAATCACGAGAAGAATTTTTCCTTAACCGCCTCTTTGCTCTAGCATTAATTTTAGCTTCATTAATGGAGGATGCAGCTAtccaatttccattgatttcagtcttTATTTCCTCACTTCCACCATTTTCTTCCTCACCAGAAAATGGAGTGTCACTTAGATGATCAAGTtctcaaaagagaaaaaagacacAAAGAAAAATCTAGTTACTGCTTTAAACGGTTATCATAAAAGTTATGCAAAATATtcatcatgattttaaaaaaattacatgtttAAACTGGAAACCTGtaatataaaagaaatattagATGTAAGGTTGCTGAACCAAAGTACCTGGCTACATTCCAATTACTTTTATTTAAGGCAAATTTGTTGCTTTTCCATTGCCGGTGCAGTAGCATAATGGGAAATAAAGCTCTCCTAGGCTACATGCCAAAGAACATGTATGTGGGTGGGTGAAGAGCAACTGAATGAACATTTTACAAATAGATAAACCAAGTAAAGAGGTTCTG
Above is a window of Chelonoidis abingdonii isolate Lonesome George unplaced genomic scaffold, CheloAbing_2.0 scaffold0027, whole genome shotgun sequence DNA encoding:
- the PDCD4 gene encoding programmed cell death protein 4, coding for MEVENEQIYYVNSTELDHLSDTPFSGEEENGGSEEIKTEINGNWIAASSINEAKINARAKRRLRKNSSRDSGRGDSVSDNGETLKSGVTAPTSPKGKFLDRRSRSGKGRGLPKKGGAGGKGVWGTPGQVYDVEEVDIKDPNYDDDQENCVYETVVPPLDERAFDKTLTPMLQEYFEHGDTNEVAEMLRDLNLGEMKYSVPVLAVSLSLEGKASHREMTSKLLSDLCGTVVSTSDVEKSFDRLLKELPELMLDSPRAPQLVGQFIARAVGDGILCSTYIDSYKGTVDCVQARAALDRATVLLSVKKGGKRIDSVWGSGGGQQSVKHLVKEIDMLLKEYLLSGDASEAERCLQELEVPHFHHELVYEAVVMVLESTGETTFKMMLDLLKSLWTSTVITLDQMKRGYERVYREIPDINLDVPHSYSVLERFVEECFQAGIISKPLRDLCPSRGRKRFVSEGDGGRLKLESY